From Leptospira ryugenii, a single genomic window includes:
- a CDS encoding efflux RND transporter permease subunit gives MIGNFIEQALKYRIYTLGAALVSVLFGIWAWIDIRKEAYSDIADTQVRLIAKFPGKAAVEVEERVTLPIERVLNAIPNVVVRRSRTINGLVVFQFVFQDGTDDYFARMRLMERVADADIPEDVQPALGPMSSPVGEIYRYVLDSKGNHTPMELRTIQDWIVMPKMLQIPGIADVVTFGGLPKQYHVVTSPDKLIRYKLTIRDVIEAIQENNLNTGGNLLLQGEQGFPIRSLGAIRDPKHIEDIVVKTVNGVPVFIRDLGSVEISHPIPSGVLGYTFQNDIDGLIDVDSSVQGLVAMRRWGDPNEMGEKIRAKVNEINEKYMPEGVQLKNTYDRTDLVNYTLRTIGKTLIEGVMVVSLVLIFFIGSVKASMVVVATIPFAMLFAFLLMNLTGIPASLLSLGAIDFGIIVDGAVIMVENIMRRYRDASPAEKQKGIIAFTRDASAEVGTEILFSILIIILAYLPIFSFERIEGRLFKPMAFTISFAILGALIFAMTVIPVLMSIIYRKYFVSTNPGPIEWHNPYYHWLEHKYEGLIHLIVSHSKKVVKVTFSIVFSLLALGMYLLGTEFLPEMDEGGFNIRIFFPVGISLPEARKFMPTIRKTIYKNEQVNVVISQLGRNDDGTDPLPPNRLEVLIGLKDYADWKEKITKQELLLRMKNDLEATLPGARVSFSQPIMDNLSEAIMGTIADLAVFVSGNDLKIMREIASEVLEIVKDMRGASEYGIEQEADSPQLTIQIDREKAARYGINVIDIQQMIEAAIGMQRISTLYEGPSDTPPKTPARFGIVVRFSKDYRASKQAIENMPIISPKGERIPLSELADIQVVDGPTMIFRQEGRRVVTVRTNIRGRDQGGFVAELQKKVAKTIKLPEGYEIKYGGQYENLARVGKKLALVIPITILIIFGILYMLYRNLKYVYVALACIPLSLLGGIYALLLRGYYFNVSGGVGFISLFGIATMSGVLFVSRTNFLLIEEPNLSTKEAVSKAAVIQLRPMLMTMLLALLGLIPATLGTGVGSDIQRPLATVIVGGLFSAMLLVLTILPSLYLVVVGERKVAGVSFTPSDAPSQNTTRFFETNAEEDETTNRKGKQKTKKKKDNNSNKPKQSFLDG, from the coding sequence ATGATCGGTAATTTTATAGAACAAGCACTTAAATATAGAATTTATACACTAGGAGCAGCTTTAGTATCTGTTCTTTTTGGAATTTGGGCATGGATTGATATCAGAAAAGAAGCATATTCTGATATTGCAGATACACAAGTAAGGTTGATTGCAAAATTCCCAGGTAAAGCTGCCGTAGAGGTAGAAGAAAGAGTTACCTTACCTATCGAACGTGTATTAAATGCGATACCAAATGTTGTCGTTAGGCGATCTCGAACAATCAATGGACTAGTCGTTTTTCAATTTGTTTTCCAAGATGGCACGGATGATTATTTCGCAAGAATGCGACTCATGGAGAGAGTTGCGGATGCAGATATTCCTGAAGATGTACAACCTGCACTTGGACCCATGAGCTCTCCTGTAGGCGAAATCTACCGTTATGTCTTAGATTCCAAAGGAAATCATACACCTATGGAACTCCGGACAATCCAAGATTGGATTGTAATGCCTAAAATGTTACAAATCCCTGGAATCGCAGACGTGGTAACTTTTGGTGGTTTACCAAAACAATACCATGTAGTGACCTCGCCCGACAAATTAATAAGATATAAATTAACGATTCGTGATGTAATCGAAGCAATCCAAGAGAATAATTTGAACACAGGGGGAAATCTTTTACTCCAGGGAGAGCAAGGATTTCCAATTCGTTCTTTGGGTGCGATCCGCGATCCTAAACATATAGAAGACATTGTTGTAAAAACTGTGAATGGTGTACCAGTTTTTATCCGAGATTTGGGTTCCGTGGAAATTTCCCATCCAATCCCAAGTGGAGTTTTAGGCTATACCTTCCAAAATGACATTGATGGATTGATTGATGTTGACTCTTCCGTTCAGGGATTGGTCGCAATGCGCCGCTGGGGAGATCCCAACGAGATGGGTGAAAAGATCCGTGCAAAAGTAAATGAAATCAACGAAAAGTATATGCCTGAGGGCGTACAACTCAAAAACACTTATGATAGAACGGATCTCGTAAATTATACTCTTCGCACTATAGGTAAAACACTCATCGAAGGTGTGATGGTTGTAAGCTTAGTATTGATCTTCTTTATCGGAAGCGTCAAAGCTTCGATGGTTGTTGTAGCCACCATACCCTTTGCGATGCTTTTTGCTTTCTTACTCATGAACTTGACTGGAATTCCTGCCAGCTTACTCTCTTTAGGTGCTATTGACTTCGGCATCATTGTTGATGGAGCAGTCATTATGGTAGAAAATATCATGCGCCGTTATAGAGATGCAAGTCCAGCAGAGAAACAGAAAGGGATCATTGCCTTCACGAGAGATGCATCTGCGGAAGTTGGCACAGAAATTTTGTTCTCGATCTTGATCATCATATTAGCATACTTGCCTATTTTCTCATTTGAAAGGATTGAAGGAAGATTGTTTAAGCCGATGGCATTTACGATTTCTTTTGCCATTCTTGGCGCATTGATCTTTGCAATGACTGTCATCCCGGTGCTGATGTCGATCATATATAGAAAGTACTTTGTGTCCACAAATCCTGGTCCTATCGAGTGGCACAACCCCTATTACCATTGGCTAGAACACAAGTATGAAGGATTGATTCATTTAATCGTTTCGCATTCAAAAAAGGTAGTGAAGGTTACCTTCAGCATTGTATTCTCTCTCCTTGCCCTTGGGATGTATCTTTTGGGAACAGAATTTCTTCCTGAGATGGATGAGGGCGGTTTTAATATAAGAATCTTTTTTCCCGTTGGGATATCTCTTCCCGAGGCAAGAAAATTTATGCCTACGATCAGAAAAACGATTTATAAAAATGAGCAGGTGAATGTGGTCATATCGCAGCTGGGTCGAAATGATGATGGAACCGACCCACTGCCGCCTAACCGTTTGGAAGTCTTAATCGGATTAAAAGATTACGCTGATTGGAAAGAGAAAATCACAAAACAAGAACTCTTACTTCGAATGAAAAATGATCTCGAGGCGACCTTGCCAGGTGCCCGTGTAAGTTTTTCTCAGCCGATCATGGACAATTTATCCGAGGCGATCATGGGAACAATTGCGGATTTGGCCGTCTTTGTCTCTGGAAACGATTTAAAGATCATGCGTGAAATTGCTTCCGAAGTACTCGAGATTGTAAAGGATATGCGTGGGGCCAGTGAATATGGAATTGAACAGGAAGCGGATAGCCCTCAGCTTACCATCCAAATTGATCGAGAAAAAGCTGCTAGGTATGGGATCAATGTAATAGATATCCAGCAGATGATTGAAGCGGCGATAGGTATGCAAAGAATTAGCACTCTCTACGAGGGTCCATCTGACACTCCCCCCAAAACTCCTGCTAGGTTTGGTATCGTAGTACGTTTTTCCAAAGATTATAGAGCCTCAAAACAAGCGATAGAAAATATGCCGATCATTTCACCGAAAGGAGAGAGAATCCCCTTATCGGAGTTAGCTGATATACAAGTAGTTGATGGCCCAACCATGATCTTTCGCCAAGAGGGAAGACGTGTTGTTACAGTTAGAACAAACATTCGTGGTCGTGACCAGGGTGGATTTGTTGCTGAATTACAAAAAAAAGTAGCAAAAACAATCAAACTTCCGGAAGGGTATGAGATAAAGTACGGGGGTCAGTATGAAAATCTAGCTCGTGTGGGCAAAAAACTAGCATTGGTGATCCCAATTACCATTCTCATCATCTTTGGTATCTTATATATGTTATATAGGAACTTAAAGTATGTTTATGTTGCTCTAGCATGTATTCCCTTGTCTTTATTGGGCGGTATCTATGCTCTTCTACTTCGAGGATACTACTTCAATGTTTCCGGTGGTGTTGGATTTATTTCCTTATTTGGTATCGCCACAATGTCCGGGGTATTATTTGTTTCGAGAACGAATTTTTTACTCATCGAAGAACCCAATCTGTCCACGAAAGAGGCAGTTAGTAAAGCCGCTGTTATTCAGTTAAGGCCGATGCTTATGACCATGCTCCTTGCACTTCTCGGACTCATTCCAGCTACATTGGGTACCGGAGTGGGATCTGATATACAGAGACCTCTAGCTACTGTTATCGTAGGTGGTTTATTTTCTGCAATGTTACTCGTGTTAACTATTTTACCTTCTCTCTATTTGGTCGTTGTGGGTGAAAGAAAAGTGGCTGGGGTATCGTTTACACCATCCGATGCTCCATCACAAAACACGACTAGATTTTTTGAGACGAATGCAGAGGAAGATGAAACAACGAACCGCAAGGGGAAACAGAAAACAAAGAAGAAAAAAGATAATAATTCAAATAAGCCAAAACAGTCCTTCCTGGACGGTTAG